A region of Etheostoma cragini isolate CJK2018 chromosome 2, CSU_Ecrag_1.0, whole genome shotgun sequence DNA encodes the following proteins:
- the mgat3b gene encoding beta-1,4-mannosyl-glycoprotein 4-beta-N-acetylglucosaminyltransferase isoform X1: protein MSGLRRARASSPQQAPTQCLRLLCLMKMRRHRVFLFCTVGLCVISFLHYYKALHYVSLLRELSAPYPNIKSFIMVTGFFWREKGVGTTPLSPAFPEEAPPLPGLRPSDTKARVVASAVGGGGGGGGGGGEMGLGIGGDMVGGAGIVGSPGLETKRGGEPAPPRPWEKLVVHQREDTLNEERAEDHLKQGNPSHLDHAGPNLPEIPVVGKEHPLEIMGDLHTVSYTLQDDKTPYFIQTKVGARCFKQGTEVATQKEYSGKSGGSVAKGVVDGARAVGQRKPLEVQQQPSIAPKAKTKARGNGKRLVKCVCRPGWHGPYCGVPTMVYHSNLPTKERLTPRDTPRRVINAINVNHEFDLLHVRFHELAQAVDLFLICESNFTAYGERRPLSFLRLLLNGTYDYIRHKILYVFLDHFPEGGRQDGWIADDYLRTYLTRNGLSRVVGIRSDDVFVINDADEIPAHEGLLFLKLFDGWTEPFAIHMRKSLYGFFWKQFGSLEVVSGCTLGMLRDVYESDGIKLRRREYYTMPGFRKYENDTGHILVQWSVGSPYHFAGWHCSWCFTPEGIYFKLVSAQNGDFPRWGDYEDKRDLNYIRDLIRTGGWFDGSLQEYPPVDPKEHMYAPKYMLEHYKKYQYLLENPYNKEFQTE from the exons ATGTCCGGGCTTAGACGTGCCCGGGCCAGCAGTCCACAGCAAGCACCCACACAATGTCTGCGGTTATTGTGTTT GATGAAAATGCGGCGGCACAGGGTGTTCTTGTTCTGCACAGTGGGCCTGTGCGTCATCTCCTTCCTCCACTACTACAAGGCCCTCCACTACGTCTCCCTGCTGCGCGAGCTCTCCGCCCCGTACCCCAACATAAAGTCCTTCATCATGGTCACCGGCTTCTTCTGGCGGGAGAAAGGTGTGGGCACCACCCCGCTAAGCCCCGCCTTCCCTGAGGAGGCCCCTCCCCTACCTGGTCTCCGCCCGTCAGACACAAAAGCTAGAGTCGTGGCGAGCGctgttggaggaggaggaggaggaggaggaggaggtggagagatGGGCTTGGGGATTGGGGGAGACATGGTTGGAGGTGCTGGGATTGTTGGCAGCCCAGGGCTGGAGACGAAGAGAGGTGGGGAGCCGGCGCCCCCTCGCCCTTGGGAGAAACTAGTGGTTCACCAGAGGGAGGACACTCTGAATGAG gAGAGAGCTGAAGACCACTTGAAGCAGGGAAATCCCAGCCACCTAGACCATGCCGGGCCCAACCTCCCAGAAATCCCAGTAGTGGGAAAAGAGCATCCTTTAGAAATAATGGGCGACCTCCACACTGTCTCTTACACGCTTCAAGATGACAAAACACCGTACTTTATCCAAACCAAAGTTGGAGCCCGTTGTTTTAAGCAGGGGACTGAGGTGGCTACACAAAAGGAGTACTCTGGGAAATCAGGGGGGTCTGTGGCTAAGGGAGTAGTGGACGGTGCTCGAGCAGTTGGGCAAAGGAAACCTCTGGAGGTCCAGCAGCAGCCCTCCATAGCTCCAAAAGCCAAGACCAAGGCCAGGGGCAATGGGAAGCGACTGGTAAAGTGTGTATGTCGGCCGGGATGGCATGGACCTTACTGTGGGGTTCCCACCATGGTGTATCATTCCAATTTGCCCACCAAGGAGCGGCTGACGCCCAGAGACACCCCGCGGAGGGTGATCAACGCCATCAACGTTAACCACGAGTTTGACCTGCTGCATGTACGCTTTCATGAGCTTGCCCAAGCAGTTGATCTTTTCCTCATCTGTGAATCCAACTTTACTGCTTATGGAGAGAGACGGCCTCTGAG TTTCCTGCGGCTCCTTCTCAATGGTACGTACGACTACATACGTCACAAGATCCTGTACGTGTTCCTCGATCACTTCCCAGAGGGCGGTCGGCAGGACGGCTGGATCGCTGATGACTACTTGCGTACCTACCTGACACGCAATGGCTTGTCCAGGGTGGTGGGCATAAGGTCGGACGACGTCTTCGTCATCAACGACGCGGATGAAATCCCAGCACATGAGGGCCTCCTTTTCCTCAAGCTGTTTGATGGCTGGACGGAGCCTTTCGCCATCCATATGCGCAAG TCACTGTATGGTTTTTTCTGGAAGCAGTTTGGCTCTCTAGAGGTGGTATCAGGCTGCACATTGGGGATGCTCCGGGACGTCTATGAGAGCGACGGCATCAAGCTCCGCCGACGCGAATACTACACCATGCCGGGTTTCCGCAAGTACGAGAACGACACAGGCCACATCCTGGTGCAGTGGTCAGTGGGGAGCCCCTACCACTTTGCTGGGTGGCACTGCTCCTGGTGCTTCACGCCCGAGGGGATCTACTTCAAGCTGGTGTCGGCTCAGAACGGAGACTTCCCACGGTGGGGTGACTATGAGGACAAGCGTGACCTCAACTACATCCGCGATCTGATCCGGACGGGGGGCTGGTTTGATGGCTCCCTGCAGGAATACCCCCCTGTGGACCCCAAAGAGCACATGTATGCCCCCAAGTACATGCTGGAGCACTATAAAAAGTACCAATACCTACTGGAGAACCCTTACAATAAAGAATTCCAGACTGAGTGA
- the mgat3b gene encoding beta-1,4-mannosyl-glycoprotein 4-beta-N-acetylglucosaminyltransferase isoform X2: MKMRRHRVFLFCTVGLCVISFLHYYKALHYVSLLRELSAPYPNIKSFIMVTGFFWREKGVGTTPLSPAFPEEAPPLPGLRPSDTKARVVASAVGGGGGGGGGGGEMGLGIGGDMVGGAGIVGSPGLETKRGGEPAPPRPWEKLVVHQREDTLNEERAEDHLKQGNPSHLDHAGPNLPEIPVVGKEHPLEIMGDLHTVSYTLQDDKTPYFIQTKVGARCFKQGTEVATQKEYSGKSGGSVAKGVVDGARAVGQRKPLEVQQQPSIAPKAKTKARGNGKRLVKCVCRPGWHGPYCGVPTMVYHSNLPTKERLTPRDTPRRVINAINVNHEFDLLHVRFHELAQAVDLFLICESNFTAYGERRPLSFLRLLLNGTYDYIRHKILYVFLDHFPEGGRQDGWIADDYLRTYLTRNGLSRVVGIRSDDVFVINDADEIPAHEGLLFLKLFDGWTEPFAIHMRKSLYGFFWKQFGSLEVVSGCTLGMLRDVYESDGIKLRRREYYTMPGFRKYENDTGHILVQWSVGSPYHFAGWHCSWCFTPEGIYFKLVSAQNGDFPRWGDYEDKRDLNYIRDLIRTGGWFDGSLQEYPPVDPKEHMYAPKYMLEHYKKYQYLLENPYNKEFQTE; the protein is encoded by the exons ATGAAAATGCGGCGGCACAGGGTGTTCTTGTTCTGCACAGTGGGCCTGTGCGTCATCTCCTTCCTCCACTACTACAAGGCCCTCCACTACGTCTCCCTGCTGCGCGAGCTCTCCGCCCCGTACCCCAACATAAAGTCCTTCATCATGGTCACCGGCTTCTTCTGGCGGGAGAAAGGTGTGGGCACCACCCCGCTAAGCCCCGCCTTCCCTGAGGAGGCCCCTCCCCTACCTGGTCTCCGCCCGTCAGACACAAAAGCTAGAGTCGTGGCGAGCGctgttggaggaggaggaggaggaggaggaggaggtggagagatGGGCTTGGGGATTGGGGGAGACATGGTTGGAGGTGCTGGGATTGTTGGCAGCCCAGGGCTGGAGACGAAGAGAGGTGGGGAGCCGGCGCCCCCTCGCCCTTGGGAGAAACTAGTGGTTCACCAGAGGGAGGACACTCTGAATGAG gAGAGAGCTGAAGACCACTTGAAGCAGGGAAATCCCAGCCACCTAGACCATGCCGGGCCCAACCTCCCAGAAATCCCAGTAGTGGGAAAAGAGCATCCTTTAGAAATAATGGGCGACCTCCACACTGTCTCTTACACGCTTCAAGATGACAAAACACCGTACTTTATCCAAACCAAAGTTGGAGCCCGTTGTTTTAAGCAGGGGACTGAGGTGGCTACACAAAAGGAGTACTCTGGGAAATCAGGGGGGTCTGTGGCTAAGGGAGTAGTGGACGGTGCTCGAGCAGTTGGGCAAAGGAAACCTCTGGAGGTCCAGCAGCAGCCCTCCATAGCTCCAAAAGCCAAGACCAAGGCCAGGGGCAATGGGAAGCGACTGGTAAAGTGTGTATGTCGGCCGGGATGGCATGGACCTTACTGTGGGGTTCCCACCATGGTGTATCATTCCAATTTGCCCACCAAGGAGCGGCTGACGCCCAGAGACACCCCGCGGAGGGTGATCAACGCCATCAACGTTAACCACGAGTTTGACCTGCTGCATGTACGCTTTCATGAGCTTGCCCAAGCAGTTGATCTTTTCCTCATCTGTGAATCCAACTTTACTGCTTATGGAGAGAGACGGCCTCTGAG TTTCCTGCGGCTCCTTCTCAATGGTACGTACGACTACATACGTCACAAGATCCTGTACGTGTTCCTCGATCACTTCCCAGAGGGCGGTCGGCAGGACGGCTGGATCGCTGATGACTACTTGCGTACCTACCTGACACGCAATGGCTTGTCCAGGGTGGTGGGCATAAGGTCGGACGACGTCTTCGTCATCAACGACGCGGATGAAATCCCAGCACATGAGGGCCTCCTTTTCCTCAAGCTGTTTGATGGCTGGACGGAGCCTTTCGCCATCCATATGCGCAAG TCACTGTATGGTTTTTTCTGGAAGCAGTTTGGCTCTCTAGAGGTGGTATCAGGCTGCACATTGGGGATGCTCCGGGACGTCTATGAGAGCGACGGCATCAAGCTCCGCCGACGCGAATACTACACCATGCCGGGTTTCCGCAAGTACGAGAACGACACAGGCCACATCCTGGTGCAGTGGTCAGTGGGGAGCCCCTACCACTTTGCTGGGTGGCACTGCTCCTGGTGCTTCACGCCCGAGGGGATCTACTTCAAGCTGGTGTCGGCTCAGAACGGAGACTTCCCACGGTGGGGTGACTATGAGGACAAGCGTGACCTCAACTACATCCGCGATCTGATCCGGACGGGGGGCTGGTTTGATGGCTCCCTGCAGGAATACCCCCCTGTGGACCCCAAAGAGCACATGTATGCCCCCAAGTACATGCTGGAGCACTATAAAAAGTACCAATACCTACTGGAGAACCCTTACAATAAAGAATTCCAGACTGAGTGA